ACCTCGTGttcatgttgttgatgataATTTTGTTGAGCAAGCATTCGATAAGCTATAGCAGCTTAGGATGGATGAGTTAGTTGCGCGTTTCCATTCTATGCATCCACCTCGATTCAGTGGTTCTGAAGGAGCTGAGAAAGCTGAATTATGGATTTCTGAGATTGAGGAATTGTTTGATTTGATCGAGTATCCTTCAGAGCGTCAATTGAGATTAGCTGTGCATCAGTTGAAAGATCATGCCAAAATGTGGTGGTCTACTACATTGATGACCTTAGATGCTCATAGGATTGTTCCATCGTGGGACATATTCAAGCTGAAGTTTAAGGAGAGTTATTGTCCTCCATCATTTTACAGTTCTAAGGCTTCGGAGTTTCATAACTTGAAACAGGGCGATATATCAGTTGCAGAGTATGCTGATACTTTTTATGCTATGCTGAGAtatgctcctcatgttgctgaaAGTCAGGTTGCTGTTGTTGAAAGTTTCATTGAAGGATTGAACGATCATCTGCACTCTTTTGTTTTTGCCGGTAAGCCATTGAATTATCTTGAAACAGTGAAAATAGCCAAAAGGGTTGAAGTTAGACTTAAGAGGAGTGTCAATCGAGCTCCTACCCAACATCATCAGTCAGGGAGACAACAATTCAGTTCATCTGGTTCTGCATCTCTTTGTCTACGTGGAAACCAATTTAAGAAGCCTGGTTCTAGTTCTTCGAGTTCAGGGAGTTCAGGGAACCATGGTGGATATCGTTATAGTGGACCTTGCTGTGATCACTGTGGGGGCAAGCATTCTAGTAATCAGTGTGTTGGAGTTCAAGGGGTTTGTAATAATTGCGGTCGGCCGGGTCATTTTGCCTGAGTCTGTCCTAGTAAAACGGGAAAATATGCCCAGACAGGTAATGGAGCTCAAAGTAATAGATTCCCAGCAACATCCCAGTCTTCCCACTAGCCTAGTCGCC
This window of the Primulina tabacum isolate GXHZ01 chromosome 12, ASM2559414v2, whole genome shotgun sequence genome carries:
- the LOC142520264 gene encoding uncharacterized protein LOC142520264; translation: MDELVARFHSMHPPRFSGSEGAEKAELWISEIEELFDLIEYPSERQLRLAVHQLKDHAKMWWSTTLMTLDAHRIVPSWDIFKLKFKESYCPPSFYSSKASEFHNLKQGDISVAEYADTFYAMLRYAPHVAESQVAVVESFIEGLNDHLHSFVFAGKPLNYLETVKIAKRVEVRLKRSVNRAPTQHHQSGRQQFSSSGSASLCLRGNQFKKPGSSSSSSGSSGNHGGYRYSGPCCDHCGGKHSSNQCVGVQGSKGQGVQQNKSTVRVFSLTEDEAQAAPGFLVYAVDLSQDEQWISDIPVVCEFPDVFPEEIPGFPPEREIEFSIELILGTESVSQAPYRLARILLKELKEQLQDLLSKGYICPSSSPWGAPILFVQKKDGTMRKAMASCVFIVLAVMPSLLKNDSEIKECVALESSKTIAVIPEIKNIPMIIDVSASTSSLVIEKRRPCTFSELPGQFLARFPGFLQ